Below is a window of bacterium DNA.
CCAGACGCAGAATTCCATCACGAATTTTCATCAGTGCAAGCTTTTGAGGACCAACATATCATGATTGATTAACAAATTTGGTTTTGATGTCCTATGTATTACAAAGATTACCTCAATATCTTTTCTGTTATCTGATTTATTTCTATGTCTTCTCTGTTCCTCTGCGTCTCTGCGGTAAATTACCACCTGAACGGTTACGATAATCCTTCTATCCGTGTTTTTTTACTTTCGATTTATCAGAGGGAAGCAAAAAAAAAGATTGACAAAAAGATGTTAGTTAAGTATAATATAAATGATGTGCGGGAGTAACTCAGCTGGTAGAGTACGACCTTGCCAAGGTTGGAGTCGAGGGTTCGAATCCCTTCTCCCGCTCCAAAATTTCTACCCGGGCAATTTATAGTGACTCATCAGTGTGTTCTCACCATGTTTTATTCAACCTTTGTAGTTTTATTCCTTTTCTGGTCTCATCTAATTTTCATGTAACTATTCAGCATACCAAGCAAGTAGGAAGTAGGAAGTAGGAAAGTAGGAAGTAGGAAGAGGGGAAAATACTTCATACTATACTCAACAACGGCATAAATTAAGATTTTGTAAGTGATCAGTGTGTAATAAAGGGAAAATGGAAAATTGGGAAAAAGGGTAAAAGTGATTCCATTTTTTCTTTTCCCATTTTCCCCTGTTTTTCCCCTTTTCCCTTATAACTTCTCATTCATTTTCTTTCCCTTTCCTACTTCCCTACTCTCCTACTTTCCTACAGGGTGAATAGTTACATTTTCATCTAATATCTAATTCGCGGGTCTAAATAGGCATAGAGGATATCTGCGATTAAATTGGACACAAGAACGATAACAGAGAGTAAGAAAAAAGCCGCCTGGGCTAATGGATAATCGTGAGAGAGCACCGCTTCAATCAAAAGTTTCCCTAAACCAGGCCATGAAAACACCTTTTCGGTCAGCACCCCACCATTCATCGAAAAGGCAAGACTTAATGCCATGGCGGTGACAACAGGCAACATCGCATTTCGAGCGGCATGTTTATCACGGATTGTTTTCTCATCAAGTCCTTTTGCCCTGGCAGTAGTAATATAATCCTCCCGCAATGTTTCTAACATACTATTTCGCATAAGTAACATAGAGCCAGCAAAGAAAAGCAGTGTTAGAACAAAGAGAGGTAGGGCTAAATGGTATAAAACATCCACTATTTTCGGTAAGATTCCAATACTTTTATCTGACCAGATTTCCGGGGTTAGCATTCCGGCTAATGGAAACCAACTAAGTTTATAGGCAAATATCCATATCATTATCAATCCAAACCAGGGAATAAATATGGTATAGAAAAATAATCCAAAGACAGTGATTCCTATTTCCATGCGACTACCTCTTTTCCACGCAAGATACTTCCCCAGTGGAAGCCCAATTAAGTAAGCTAAAATTGTGGCGGTAGTAAATAAAAGGATAGTGTTAGGTAGTTTTTCCATCACAATATCAAAAACTGGTTCAGGATAATAAAATGAGTGGCCAAAATTTAAACTTAAGATATTCTTAAGATAATATCCATATTGAACGAATAATGGTTTATCTAAACCAAATTGTTCACGGATAAGTATCTTTG
It encodes the following:
- a CDS encoding ABC transporter permease gives rise to the protein MNISKFIIKRLYQIIITLFIIMTLLFILFRVMPGDPASMILDPKIPAEAKILIREQFGLDKPLFVQYGYYLKNILSLNFGHSFYYPEPVFDIVMEKLPNTILLFTTATILAYLIGLPLGKYLAWKRGSRMEIGITVFGLFFYTIFIPWFGLIMIWIFAYKLSWFPLAGMLTPEIWSDKSIGILPKIVDVLYHLALPLFVLTLLFFAGSMLLMRNSMLETLREDYITTARAKGLDEKTIRDKHAARNAMLPVVTAMALSLAFSMNGGVLTEKVFSWPGLGKLLIEAVLSHDYPLAQAAFFLLSVIVLVSNLIADILYAYLDPRIRY